AAATTGTCAAGGAAGTGGAAACAGTTCTTAATGATATTTGGGCAAGTCATGGAAATGGCAAATGGAAAGAGAAAATCATGGTCAATGATCGCATTGCCGATAGTATTTTTCAACAAATTCAAACTCGACCAGATGAGTATTCTATTCTGGCTACAATGAACCTGAACGGTGACTATTTATCTGATGCTGCTGCGGCGATAGTTGGCGGTTTAGGCATGGGTCCAGGGGCGAATATTGGCGATTCCTGCGCTGTTTTTGAAGCTACTCATGGTACAGCACCAAAACACGCTGGGTTGGATAAAATTAACCCCGGTTCTGTGATCCTTTCCGGTGTGATGATGCTGGAGTTTATGGGTTGGCAAGAAGCCGCAGATTTGGTTAAAAAAGGTTTAAGTGCAGCCATAGCCAATGGTCAAGTGACATACGACCTAGCGCGGATGATTGAACCACCTGTAGAACCTTTGAAATGTTCTGAATTTGCTGACGCAATTATCAAATATTTCGGTTAATTTTGGTTAATTTCTATTAACTAAAGAGTATCCAGATCCCCGATTTCTTCAAGAAGTCGGGGATATATTATCAATTGTCAGAATCAGGATATCCAGGATTAAAGGATGAACAGGATTGAGAAATTGTCTAAAAAACCTATCTGAGTCATAATAGTAATATATCCTATTCAGGAGAATAGATATTCTTATGGTTATTAGTCCTTTGAAACTCAACTTAGACACTGTTAATTTAACCGATGAACAATTTTATCAACTATGTCAAAAAAACAGTAATCTAAAATTTGAACGCACATCTACCGGAGAATTAATTATTCTGCCACCAGTGGAAGGGGAAAGCGGAAATAGAGAAGCAGAATTTATTATAGATTTAGGTATCTGGAATCGGCAAACAAAACTCGGTTATACTTTTAGTTCTTCTACTATATTTAAATTACCAAATGGTGCTGACCGTTCTCCTGATGCAGCTTGGATTAAAAAAGAACGTTGGGAAGCATTAACTCCTGAACAAAAACGAAAATTTCCCCCCATTGCACCAGATTTTGTCATTGAATTAAGGTCAGCAACAAATAGTTTAGAAACTCTGCGTCAGAAAATGCAAGAATATATGAATGCAGGGGTAAAACTGGGATGGTTGATAAATCCTCAACAGCAACAAGTAGAAATTTATCGTTTAGGACAAGATGCGGAATTACGCAATTTACCCACAGAATTATTAGGTGAAGACATATTACCAGGATTTACTTTGAGTTTAGATTGTTATTAATATATTCAATTTAAGGATGTGTTTGAGAGGTTTTTTGAAAAGTATAGTATTAAACTAATAATTTCCAGAGACCTAACCCCCCTACCCCCCTTCCCTACAAGGGAAGGGGGATTTTAAAGCCTCTCCCCTTGTAGGGGAGAGGTTTGGAGAGGGGTTTATTTATATATTTCAAACTTTGAAAATATCCTCTAAGAATGTGATTTCACAACCCAACGCCGAAATAGTTCTACTATTATTCTCCAGTGTCCCTGATTTTCTGCAATCACATCATGACGTTTTAAAGTTTCTAAAGCTGTCTGTAAATCGGTTTCATTTATTTTTATAATCCCAACTAACTCATTTACACTTAATCCCTCGGTATGTTGTGCCAGATGACTTAAAATTACTTGTTGAGTATTACCATTCTCTCCAGCTTGACCCCAAACACCATTAAAATAACGACTACCATTATTAAAAAATTCTGGTTTATTCACAACTGTTTCTACATCTTCCACGGTAAAAACTGGGTCGCGGTTTCTTCCTTGTTCAAACACAAAATCATTATATAGTCGGACTAAATGAAAACCTATCAACTGCACTAAATAAGGTTGTCCGTAGGTTAAATCATAAATTTTATCCAGTGCTTCTGGTGTGTAGTCTAATAAAAAATCTTCAATAGCTGGGTTAGCGATAATTTGACCAGTTGCATCACGTCCTAGAAAACCAACACGAATATTAATCACACTACCAAAAAAGGGATGAAAATAATCTGCTGTCATTTCATCTAAAGTGTGCAACCCTGCAAAAGCAAAAGCAACTTGAGGAGATTCTTGTAATAAACCTCTCAATAAATCCATAAAATTAGCAGGAATTTTTTTATCTTTGATTAAATCTTCAATTTTTTCAAATTCATCTAAGGCAATAATTAAACCACCAGATAAATTTTTAATTACTTGTTTAAAATAGCGGTTAAAAGTGGGAACAGGTAATTTTAATAAATCATCATCATTGGGAGTGGGAATATTCACAACTTGGGAAATTTCATCACTAATAGCCATTAATACTTCCCCTACACCTTGGGTTACATCTCCTAACTTGAGTAAATTCACATAAGCAACTTTTACCTGATTATCTAAAGAGTTAGCAGCATTGCGTAAAATCGAAGTTTTACCCATGCGTCTATGACCATAAATTACTACTGACTGGAGTTGAGGACTTCTTAACCAAAGTTCTTCTAATTGTCTAATAATATCTTCTCTGCCAACAAATAAATTACCCATTACAGGATCGCCGATAACATAAGGATTATTTACAGTTTTATTAATAACAACTTCCCCAACTTCCCCAGCAATTTGTAATAATTGTTTTCGCCAATTCTCGGCAATATCTATAATTAATCCCTGTTCTGCTTTGGGTAAAGTATCGGCTGTATTTAAAATAGTTGTCAGTTCACCTAATGCGCGATTTAAAGCAGAAGAACGAGACACACGAGAGACACTGCGATTGATGATTTTCACATCTTCAATTACTCGCAAAAATCTATCTAATGTTTGCCAAGTGTTAGGACGTAATAAACCTGATGTAGGGAATGTAGGTAATTGTAGGTTAGCAATAGAGTTTAATTCTTTAGCTTCGTTAAATGCTGCTAAAGTTTGGGCAAGGATATACATTTCTTCCCCATAGAGAAGAGAACGCACCACCACAAACGCTTCTGTTGCCTTAGTAGGTTGTTTTTCATGCAGATACCAAAAACCAGCCGCAGCAGCACGGGGAGGAGTATCAAGACGGGTATCTGTATTCAAACTTTCCTGCAATCTTTTTTTACCAGGGAAACGTAATAAAAAACCTTTTATTGCTTCTGATTTAAGTTTTTCACTGAGAGAAGCAGAGAGAAAATGTATTAATTCCCAATAATATGTAGTTTCTGCTAACTGAGAAACCGACCAAATTATTTGTTCTGATGGTAGTATATTCAATACCTTATTCACTGTTTGCACTACAGGAATAAATTGCATGGTATATGCTAAGAGTTGATTAACATTATGTATGCCATTTTCCCAGTCCTGTAATAACCAGGTTTTTAAGCAAACATCTAAATCAGGTAGAGAAATAATAGTAATTCTTGGTAATAAAAAACTACCATTTATGAGGTAACGCAGGTTAAAAGACAAGCCAAACAACCGATTTTCTAAACGTAAGGTTGCCATACCTACCGCCACACCGAATACCACACCTACCGCCACACCTACCGCCACACCTACCGCCACACCGAATACCACACCTAACGCCACGCCTAACGCCACAGCGAATACCACACCTACCGCCACACCTCCCGCCATACATCTCACCGCACCTCTCGCCACACCGAAAGCCAAGCCGAAAGCCACACCTACCGCCACACCTCTCATCACACCGGAAGCTACACCTCCCGCCACACCGAAAGCCACATTGAACGCCACACCGGAAGCCACACCGGAAGCCACACCTACCGCCACACCTACCGCCACACAGGAAGCCACATTGAACGCCACATCTCCCCAGTTAATACGTAAGCCTAATGCTTCAAAAAATAAACAGGTCAATACTGGTGCAATTATTGTTAAAACAACTCCTTGCAATAGCAGTTGACGCTGAATAGAATTTTGACGTAGTATCTTCAGTCCTTTACTCCAATTCATTTCCTTTTCAGGAATATAACCCCCGCCAAAATTATCCACATACCACCGCAAAGCCTGGGGAAAGTAAAATACCCAATACAGCAACAGTAGATAATCTAAAGGATTCCACAAAGACAGAGGACGGCGTAATTTTGGGGCTAAATCTAAACGAGGTACAGGAGATTTTGTAGTCATAATATATTTTTAATTATTTGATTCAGAATATTTTTTATACAAGTTATAACAAAGTTGGGTTAATTTTTGTGGATGTCCACTGCTTTCTTGAATCAGTTCTTGAATATCTGCGTCTATAAAATTAATGTTGGTTGGTTGTAACCGCTTGGCAATAAAATCAAGGATAATATTATCATTCCAAGTAAGAATATCTATTTGTTGACAAATATCTTCTAATGGTGATGTGTTACCATTATTTTGACTATCATTAAATAATGTTCTTAAAGGTTCATTGGCAGCGACAACTAATTTTAAACAAGCATTTTCACCTTCAGATAAACCCCGTAAATGATCCCTCATATCCCTTGTAAATCCTGATCCATTGAGTTTACCAACATTATCTAATAATAATAAGACTTTTTTATTTTCCAAATTTCTTGTAAATCTATAACCTTTACTGTCTGGTATACCAAGTTTTTCACATATAGCAAAATAAAAATCTTCTTGATTATGAATAAGATTCATATCTAGAAAAACTTGTTGTCGTGGTAATTGTAAAAGTTTTTCTGATTGTTGGTAAACTGCATATAATAAAGATGATTTACCAATTGCTGGTTCACCAATAATGGCAACACTACTAGAGTTATTGATAAGTTCAAATATTTGCTTTACTTCTTGTTGTCTACCCAAAAACTTTTCTAAGTTCTCTATTCTTCCAGTTGTGGGAACAAAAGGATTTTGATTATTTTGTGGTGGACTGATTTTAATTTGAGTTGTTTCTCTAGTGGGTATTACAGGAGGTAATGAAATGCTTAAAGAATCTTTGTAATGTTGTATTGGATTTTTTAAATGTTTTTTACTGACTTTTATATTTAATTCTTGTGTGATTTTGTTCCACAAATCTGCACCTACTTCTCTCACGGTTGTTTCAGCTTTAAAAGTATTTGCAGCAATGGTTTTATAATCTAAACCTTCCCAACTACCTACCAAAATATCTTGTTCTAACTCATTTAAGACTTGGTTTGTCTTTTCTAACAATACACGATTGATAAAATTTAACGCTTCTTTAGAGTCCATTAGGCATATTTTGAGTGATCAGGTTAAATTAAGCACTTAGCTAATGATTTTAAATTCTACCCTACAAACCTACATCTGCCTGCATTTACCTACATAAATTTTTCAGAAAAATTACCTACAACACCCAACCTACTCAGCATAGACTCCAGGTGATGATAGAGAAGTAAACAAAAGACAAACATCTGAGGAGTGAAAACAATGTCTCAACAACCAACAGACAACACCACCAATATTTTAGTCACTGCGGAGAAGATAGTTGAGAGTATCACTAAATCAGAAACAGTTGAATTAAGTGAAGTTGCAGCAAAAACAACAGAGAACATTTTCACGGTTTTAGTTACATCTGGAGGTAAACCCGTTGCTGTGATTTTAGCCATTGCTGTGGTAATTATAGCAACTGCAATACCTATTGCTGTTTTGAAATTATCTCCAAGTCACATAAATCCAACTGTGAAAACTTCCCAAGTCAAATAATGAATTTAGGGTGGGTTATAGCGTTACTAACTCACCTCATACTTTGGAGGGATAAAACTCACCATTTCTAAATCAGCTTTTGCAGTTATGATCTAAAACAGTGCAAAATGTGCGTAAATTTACAAAAACTTAACTGCAAAAAGGCTTATGAGTTTAAATCGTCGTCATTTCTTGGTTTTACTGGGTGCTAGTGCGGGTGCTTTTCTTCTAGATGGTTGTGCTTCTGCAGAAACCTCTCCCCCAAGAACATCAGCTATTGAACTACCCCCTTTACCCTACGCTTACGATGCACTAGAACCGCATATTGACGCTAGAACAATGCAGTTCCATCACGATAAACATCATGCGGCCTATGTGAACAACTTAAATAAAGCATTAGACAAATACCCAGAACTGAAAAATAGAACTGTGGAAGAACTGTTGCAAAATCTTGATAATGTACCCGCAGATATTAGAACTACAGTCAGAAATAATGGTGGTGGTCATGTTAACCACTCAATGTTTTGGAAAATCATGAAACCTAATGGTGGTGGTGAACCTACCGGAGAAATAGCAACCGCAATCAAAGATAATTTTGGTAGTTTTGCAGATTTTAAAAAGCAGTTTAATGAAGCTGGTGGTAGCCGTTTTGGTAGCGGTTGGGTTTGGTTAGTTCGCAATAAAAATGGTAAGTTAGAAATTACAACTACAGCAAATCAAGATAGTCCTTTAATGGAAGGTAATTATCCCATTTTTGGTAATGATGTATGGGAACACGCCTATTATCTCAAATATCAAAACCGCCGACCTGATTATTTAGAAGCTTGGTGGAATGTAGTTAACTGGGATGAAATTAATCAACGTTTTGCAGATGCAAGTAAAATAGGGTAATTTATGTGGGGTAAGATCCCCGACTTCTATTTGAATTTTATCAATAAGAACTTCATACTTGTCAGAAGTCGGGGATCTAAATGCTATGCTGAATCCTGACCATAAACTAACCCTATTTCAATTTTAAAAACTACATTTACAAAATATGAAACTTTTTGCCTCTATCTTATTTTTAACCCAAAAGAACTATTTAGCAGTAGTGAAATTGGCTTTGATCTGGAAGTTGAGTTTATTAGTTATAGCTGGTTTTTTAGGGTTAATAATTGGCGCGATTTTCGCAATCTTTTTAACTGGAATACTAGCATGGCAGCATGATCGCAATTCTCCTCCTCCAGAAGCAGGTTCAATGGGTGGAGTTGCATGGTTGGGTATGGGGCTGTTTTTGATATGTATAATTAGTCCTTTGATGGTGGCGATCGCTATCTTTCTAACTACCTTATATTTATAGATTTAATAGATTGAGATTCCATCAGGTTTGGTTGACAATCTATCCAAATGGGGTTCAAGTATAACATTTACATTTATAAAATTTTTTACCTATAGTCGTTGATCTGTGCAAAAATACTATTACCAAAGTATTGAAACTATTGATTTATTTAAAACTTATGCCTAGTCATGAGATCAGGTTTGATGATGGAAAATACGACTATATCAGGACGATTACTCTGTCAGGTTGTACAGTCAGCATCACAACAGACGGTGTTGGTTTTAATGCCTACTCTTTTGAAACCCATGAATTGGCTACCGAAACCGAGGCGCTGGAATTTTATGAAACAACTATCCGCAGGGAAAACCCTAGTTATCAGCCGCCAACAGATTCATCACCTACTGAACTCATAGAGGAAGAGGAAGAGGAAGAGGAAGAGGAAGAAGAATTAGAACCGCTTTCATTTGATTTCGATTTGCATGAACAAAATTTAGCAACAGATGAATTAGTAAATCGTTTAGCAGTAGTGCTACCCGGTTTAGAAATTTATGAGAGTGAATCTAGTGACTATCCTTTTAAAACATTTGTTTGGAAAGTAGACAATCAAGGAGAATTTACTATAGACAAGCTGCTTTTAGCAGAGGGATTTATGCAGTCGATTGCATGGGATGATTTTTTAGCGGCTGTCATCACTAATAGCAGTAATCTCACCAGCGATTTAGCTTTAGAAGCAAATCTGAATCCTGAAGAAATTGCTCATAAATGTCAAATGTTAGAAACTACATTGCGAATGCAGTGTAAAAACATCTCTGTTTATAAAATCAAGCACTTTGATCCGATCTTACCTGAACAAAAATTCGATGAATTTCATATTATTGTAGGTGAAAATCATGATGGGAATTGGTTGGGAATTGCTCCCCAAATTGGCTCTATTGAAGATATTAGAACCGATACTGAGCGCATCCAAATCTCCACAAACTTTACTCCTGTGTCCACCAACCAAACATTAATTAATACCTTACAATCTATAGTAACTGGCTTGGAGTTTGCGACCACTCCAGGCACTAGTAATAGAGAATTTAACTTAACATCTGCTAATTCTCAAGAGCAAACAATTTATCAGTTGCTTGATGCAATTGATTTCGTGATTACTTGTTCTTTTGCTCCCTTTGGTTCAGTAGCAGAAGATGAAGATCGTGAATTTTTCCGTTACATCCATCCCTTAGATCAACTGTTGCAGTTAAATCTCACAAATTTACGAGAATATGTGATTGGGTCCTATTCCCTTTATCACCTATACGCTATTGGTAATACCCATAGTGGTGATTGGGTAGGAGTATCAACTGTTGCTGTTTGGACTTGAAAAACCTCTCCCCT
This genomic interval from Anabaena sphaerica FACHB-251 contains the following:
- a CDS encoding AAA family ATPase; amino-acid sequence: MTTKSPVPRLDLAPKLRRPLSLWNPLDYLLLLYWVFYFPQALRWYVDNFGGGYIPEKEMNWSKGLKILRQNSIQRQLLLQGVVLTIIAPVLTCLFFEALGLRINWGDVAFNVASCVAVGVAVGVASGVASGVAFNVAFGVAGGVASGVMRGVAVGVAFGLAFGVARGAVRCMAGGVAVGVVFAVALGVALGVVFGVAVGVAVGVAVGVVFGVAVGMATLRLENRLFGLSFNLRYLINGSFLLPRITIISLPDLDVCLKTWLLQDWENGIHNVNQLLAYTMQFIPVVQTVNKVLNILPSEQIIWSVSQLAETTYYWELIHFLSASLSEKLKSEAIKGFLLRFPGKKRLQESLNTDTRLDTPPRAAAAGFWYLHEKQPTKATEAFVVVRSLLYGEEMYILAQTLAAFNEAKELNSIANLQLPTFPTSGLLRPNTWQTLDRFLRVIEDVKIINRSVSRVSRSSALNRALGELTTILNTADTLPKAEQGLIIDIAENWRKQLLQIAGEVGEVVINKTVNNPYVIGDPVMGNLFVGREDIIRQLEELWLRSPQLQSVVIYGHRRMGKTSILRNAANSLDNQVKVAYVNLLKLGDVTQGVGEVLMAISDEISQVVNIPTPNDDDLLKLPVPTFNRYFKQVIKNLSGGLIIALDEFEKIEDLIKDKKIPANFMDLLRGLLQESPQVAFAFAGLHTLDEMTADYFHPFFGSVINIRVGFLGRDATGQIIANPAIEDFLLDYTPEALDKIYDLTYGQPYLVQLIGFHLVRLYNDFVFEQGRNRDPVFTVEDVETVVNKPEFFNNGSRYFNGVWGQAGENGNTQQVILSHLAQHTEGLSVNELVGIIKINETDLQTALETLKRHDVIAENQGHWRIIVELFRRWVVKSHS
- a CDS encoding superoxide dismutase, translating into MSLNRRHFLVLLGASAGAFLLDGCASAETSPPRTSAIELPPLPYAYDALEPHIDARTMQFHHDKHHAAYVNNLNKALDKYPELKNRTVEELLQNLDNVPADIRTTVRNNGGGHVNHSMFWKIMKPNGGGEPTGEIATAIKDNFGSFADFKKQFNEAGGSRFGSGWVWLVRNKNGKLEITTTANQDSPLMEGNYPIFGNDVWEHAYYLKYQNRRPDYLEAWWNVVNWDEINQRFADASKIG
- a CDS encoding nuclease A inhibitor family protein, with the translated sequence MPSHEIRFDDGKYDYIRTITLSGCTVSITTDGVGFNAYSFETHELATETEALEFYETTIRRENPSYQPPTDSSPTELIEEEEEEEEEEEELEPLSFDFDLHEQNLATDELVNRLAVVLPGLEIYESESSDYPFKTFVWKVDNQGEFTIDKLLLAEGFMQSIAWDDFLAAVITNSSNLTSDLALEANLNPEEIAHKCQMLETTLRMQCKNISVYKIKHFDPILPEQKFDEFHIIVGENHDGNWLGIAPQIGSIEDIRTDTERIQISTNFTPVSTNQTLINTLQSIVTGLEFATTPGTSNREFNLTSANSQEQTIYQLLDAIDFVITCSFAPFGSVAEDEDREFFRYIHPLDQLLQLNLTNLREYVIGSYSLYHLYAIGNTHSGDWVGVSTVAVWT
- a CDS encoding Uma2 family endonuclease; the protein is MVISPLKLNLDTVNLTDEQFYQLCQKNSNLKFERTSTGELIILPPVEGESGNREAEFIIDLGIWNRQTKLGYTFSSSTIFKLPNGADRSPDAAWIKKERWEALTPEQKRKFPPIAPDFVIELRSATNSLETLRQKMQEYMNAGVKLGWLINPQQQQVEIYRLGQDAELRNLPTELLGEDILPGFTLSLDCY